From Phragmites australis chromosome 5, lpPhrAust1.1, whole genome shotgun sequence, a single genomic window includes:
- the LOC133917368 gene encoding early nodulin-like protein 18 translates to MAKCNASYGLGLACFAVAVAMAGATRFQVGGGWSPPAAGAESLNTWAERTRFQIGDSLEFVYPKDKDSVLLVEPADYNACNTSSYVKKFDDGDTVFTLDRSGALFFISGIEAHCRANEKLIVMVLAAGRNGTGGAPAPSTSSSPPPSSPPPASSSPPPPSPPAPTHNAPTTASPPPPGSAPRPASAPTTTPSTPPPAAPASTPPAAPAGAPPPSAASSPTQSAQGTPTNSTGTSRPPAGSDHRNGAALTVAAGLASSLGACVLGYAMLSL, encoded by the exons ATGGCAAAGTGTAATGCTAGTTATGGTCTTGGGCTTGCTTGCTTTGCCGTTGCGGTGGCAATGGCCGGTGCAACTCGGTTCCAGGTCGGCGGCGGCTGGAGCCCGCCTGCCGCCGGCGCGGAGTCCTTGAACACTTGGGCGGAGAGGACCAGGTTTCAGATAGGAGACTCGCTAG AGTTCGTGTACCCCAAGGACAAGGACTCGGTGCTGCTGGTGGAGCCGGCGGACTACAACGCCTGCAACACGTCGTCGTACGTCAAGAAGTTCGACGACGGCGACACCGTCTTCACGCTCGACCGCTCCGGCGCCCTCTTCTTCATCAGTGGCATCGAGGCCCACTGCCGGGCCAACGAGAAGCTCATCGTCATGGTCCTCGCAGCCGGACGGAACGGCACCGGCGGCGCGCCGGCGCCTTCCACCTCAtcgtccccgccgccgtcgtctcctcctcctgccagctccagcccgccgccgccgtctcctcccGCGCCCACACATAATGCTCCGACCACCGCGTCACCGCCGCCTCCCGGCTCCGCTCCCCGTCCAGCCTCTGCTCCTACCACAACGCCGAGCACACCGCCCCCTGCTGCTCCGGCGTCGACCCCGCCAGCTGCCCCGGCCGGTGCCCCGCCGCCGTCCGCAGCGAGCTCGCCGACTCAGAGCGCACAAGGGACGCCGACGAACTCGACGGGCACATCGCGGCCTCCCGCTGGCTCCGACCATCGGAACGGTGCCGCCCTCACGGTGGCCGCAGGCCTCGCCAGCTCGTTGGGGGCCTGCGTCCTTGGCTATGCCATGCTTTCTCTCTGA
- the LOC133918410 gene encoding uncharacterized protein LOC133918410 — translation MALQLVQFSINICFGKATHFVPLLRLAVTAVLAINKLVLRRPDQRLCVVMAKAQAAARFMTEVAPPQVVSIMRRRKVSRSLETIAEEDREQLAYGPDHGLHYHQAAAANSSGFAAAWPKRAPPQARARTGKFTRELSKYFSDAHGQDGSWEESGHKGHRRVVYAQQLRKNGA, via the coding sequence ATGGCGTTGCAGCTGGTTCAATTCAGTATAAATATATGCTTCGGCAAGGCTACACACTTCGTTCCACTCTTGCGATTGGCAGTCACAGCAGTACTTGCAATTAACAAGCTGGTGCTGCGTAGACCAGACCAGAGGTTGTGTGTCGTCATGGCGAAGGcgcaggcggcggcgaggttCATGACTGAGGTGGCGCCGCCACAGGTGGTGTCCATCATGCGGCGGAGGAAGGTGTCTAGGAGCCTCGAAACCATCGCCGAGGAAGACAGGGAGCAGCTGGCGTACGGACCGGACCACGGCCTCCACTACCACCAGGCCGCCGCGGCGAATTCGAGCGGTTTCGCGGCGGCGTGGCCGAAGAGGGCGCCGCCGcaggcgcgcgcgcgcacgggcAAGTTCACGAGGGAGCTCAGCAAGTACTTCTCGGACGCCCACGGCCAGGACGGCAGCTGGGAGGAGAGTGGTCACAAAGGCCACCGGCGAGTGGTGTATGCACAGCAATTGCGCAAAAACGGTGCATGA
- the LOC133917367 gene encoding CRIB domain-containing protein RIC10-like yields MAIKMKGIFKGLKIISQMFLHKEHEMEIGYPTDVKHVAHIGLGTSDTSPSWMNEFMSTEDLSAGSLSTADQSRQTSWASADFEQPRSMLPIEIFTDNRSGQEPPSGPDVLRGPRKAKMKKNKASPISSARSSSSRSRASFATTYDAFSEPQRGFRVA; encoded by the exons ATGGCGATAAAGATGAAGGGGATCTTCAAAGGACTGAAGATAATCTCTCAAATGTTCT TGCATAAGGAGCATGAGATGGAAATTGGGTACCCTACAGATGTAAAGCATGTGGCTCACATAGGTTTGGGAACCAGCGACACATCTCCAAGCTGG ATGAACGAGTTCATGTCAACAGAAGATTTATCAGCAGGCTCTCTGAGCACAGCTGATCAGTCAAGGCAGACTTCTTGGGCCTCTGCTG ACTTTGAACAGCCAAGAAGCATGCTGCCCATTGAGATTTTCACAGACAACAGGTCTGGCCAAGAGCCTCCCTCCGGCCCTGATGTCCTAAGGGGCCCGAGGAAGGcgaagatgaagaagaacaaagcatcccctatttcGTCTGCAAGATCATCGTCTTCAAGGTCAAGAGCCTCATTCGCAACCACATACGACGCATTCAGCGAGCCGCAAAGAGGGTTCAGGGTCGCCTGA